Sequence from the Populus nigra chromosome 17, ddPopNigr1.1, whole genome shotgun sequence genome:
GTTATGTGTAATATATTCTGTTGAAAGGTGGAGTTTTAGATCCCAGATGTTGGAAATGTCAATGGGTTAGAGTTTGATGTGATGAAAGATATGTAGTTACATAGACATTGCAAGGAATGAAGATGCTTATtcctttctttgattttgttatgTCAGCTTACTGATGAGCTAGATAAAGTGGATGAAAAGCTTAAAGCTACTGAAGCTCTTTTGGAAAACAAGGTATTCTGAAGTTATTGGGTTTGCATCCTGAAAAGCTGATCAAgtcattttcttcttaaaataaGGAGTGCATTATCATTTGCAGAACCTTgagattaagaaaataaatgatgagaaaaaagCAGCTTTGGCTGCACAATTTGCTGCAGAAGCCACGCTACGAAGAGTCCATGCTGCTCAAAAAGATGACGAAATGCCTCCTATTGAGGCCATCATTGCTCCACTGGAGGCAGAACTTAAGCTGGCCAGACTTGAGGTATATCTTGAACTCGTGGAGAAAATAGTTAATATTAGATATGGATCTGAGAGTAGTATTGTGAAACGTTGTCATGAATTTCTTGTCTCGTGTTCTAAAATGAATGCTGATGAGGGTTTCTGTTTATGCATGATCTTTGATATTTTAGGTAGCAAAATTGCAAGATGACAATAAAGCACTTGATCGGCTCACAAAAGCTAAGGAAGCTGCTCTACTTGAGGCTGAGAGAACTGTTCAGATTGCTCTGGTGAAAGCATCCCTGGTTGATGACctgcaaaacaaaaatcaagagcTCATGAAGCAGATTGAGATATGCCAGGTTCATCTTTTAAAGTTGTCCTTGTGCAGGCTGTTCATGAAAATGAGGGTAGTTTCCATGAACTGCCAATGGTATCGCAGACTATTCAGTTTAACATTTTTTGCATGCTTGCAGGAGGAGAACAAAATCCTAGACAAAATGCATAGGCAAAAGGTCGCTGAAGTTGAAAAGCTGATGCAAACTGTTCGTGAGCTTGAGGAGGCTGTCTTGGCTGGAGGTGCTGCTGCTAATGCCGTGCGTGATTACCAGCGAAAATTACAGGAGATGAATGTAATGACCACTACTTTTTAATTTCGGGACTTCATTTCTTCCACAATATTGATGGTTGCTATGAGTTTATCACAAATTCTCCGAAGTGCTTCTGACTTTTAAGCTGACACAGGGGGAGAGAAAAACTTTGGAACGGGAAGTAGCTCGTGCAAAGGTCTCTGCGAACAGGGTAGCCACTGTGGTTGCGAATGAGTGGAAAGACGGTAATGACAAAGTTATGCCTGTGAAGCAATGGCTTGAAGAAAGAAGATTTTTTCAGGTTTCTTACTATTTCAATCTCCCTTTTTGGTTCTCTGTTATGGATCTCTGAAATAATTTAGCATAATAACTACAAATAAGTGAATTcgaattggataaaaaaatctgTTTTATTTGGTTATAATTATCAACTAACGGGAGGGGGAGGTTTGTGACCAATACAGATATGCCAAATTTCTTTCTTGACACATGGCAGGATTAAAAGTGATCACGTTCTATCTTTGCCCCTCTTTGGTAGACAAACAAAGGCTCTACCTTAAGAAAAGTTTTTCATGAGTTTCCATTACTAGGGATAAAGCAAAACCAGAACCCTGAAAACAGTTCAACCGGGAAGAGGCTTCTCTTGACATACAGTTAACTGCTGCCATAGCTCGTTGCCTAGTTCTCAAATTTGCAAATATATTGGGATGTCGTGTGTTGAAAGTTTAATAAGTGCTCGGTTAcctgtttcaagaaaaaattggGGAATTGGGGGATAATGCAAGACTGTATTATATTTGATCACGCAATCTTCTGTATTCTTCCAGGGGGAAATGCAACAACTTCGTGATAAATTGGCAGTTGCAGAGCGTGCTGCCAAGGCCGAAGCACAATTAAAAGTAAGTCAACCCATTCTGTTAAACTATCTCCTTTTGTGCTCCATCAACCACTACTAACAGTACACTGATTGATGGCTTGCTTaggaaaaataccaaataagaTTCAGGGTTTTGGAGGAAAGGCTTAAAGCACCAAATAGTATTTCCCGTGAAGGAAGAAACACAAGCAACGGGCCTTCAAGACGTCAATCTCTTGGTGGAGTGGAGAATTTTTCCAGATTGTCCTCCAATGGCTATTTATCTAGGAAAGCCCCAAATTCACAAGCTGGTTCTCTACGGCCCAACAATGCTGTCACATTATTGAAACATGCTAAGATGTCATCGAGATCATTTGATGGAGGTAGTAGATCACTAGATGATAAGTTGCTTGTAGGTGCAGCTGGTAAAGATAATGGACCTCCGAAAGCCTCTGATCAAAGTACTGAGAGAACTGAGACTGGAGAGATTGAGaatgaaacatcaattaaaaaatcaaaatcagagCATGAAGATTACGTTTCAGGAGTTTTGTATGATATGTTGCAGAAAGAGGTTATAACTCTGAGGAGAGCCTGCCATGAAAAAGACCAAAGCCTTAAGGACAAGGATGATGCAATTGAGGTGAGGAAATATTGAATATAGCCATCCCTTTACATCTCCCAAGGACTTCCTCTCTAACATCCATCAGTAATTTATTTTGCTGTTTTGGACATGGATAAATTAGATGTTGGCAAAGAAGGTCGATACATTGAACAAAGCAATGGAAATTGAGGGGAAAAAGATGCGAAGGGAAGTCGCTGCCATGGAAAAAGAAGTTGCTGCTATGCGAGTTAGCAAGGAGCATGATCACAGGACGCGACGAGGCAGTGCTCCCAGGGCTTCTCAGTTACTCTCCTCAAGGTAATATTCTTTCTTGCAATGGAGTTTTAATCTGGATTGCATACGATATGGGGCAGTTGGGACACTGTTTTTTTGCTAGTCTGCTCTGCATAAAGATAGGTGTCGCCACATGATTActgctttttttcttcattatccaATGAGAACCGAGATTAACAAGTGCAAAATTGAATTACTGAAATCTTTTCATCCTAAAATCTTCAAATTCTATGCTTGGTACACTCCACCTGATCTTTGTCTCGTGGAGAATTCACTAGCAGCTCATCAAAGCAAAGCATTTTCCAGTAAAGAACTTTCctgaaattatttgtttttaatacttGATTTATTCCAGGAGTGCAAGAAATTCTTAGGCAATTGATGCAACAGTGAGACAATGACCAGACAAGGGCATGCTTGATTATTCGGATTTGCAGTCAATATGTTTTTTCGccgtttttttgttcttctgtCTCCATTTCTGAAGCTGACTCCAGGTTTCCAAGGGACATCCTGTCatgtatatttttgtattaacaTTATTAACATCAAAGAGTCTTAAGGTCAGTGTGCCATTAATTTAATACACAAAgtccctctctcactctctctctctcttctctttcttttgaggTATAATGGCAACTAAGGTGTTTCACCTGTCATGTCACTTCACTAATTAAAGAGTGgtctttttaactaaaaatcatCATTACTTAACTGtaaattaattacattttatCCAACTTAATTgtatactatttt
This genomic interval carries:
- the LOC133676482 gene encoding microtubule-associated protein 70-1-like isoform X1, with the translated sequence MASNHHRHIISNGEVDPVPKPTLTTSASFKSRRPGKQNVNNNSNSITALSRAGSDVDEIITLLHGSDPVRVELNRLENELRDKDRELGDALAEIKSLKNSERSKEKAVEELTDELDKVDEKLKATEALLENKNLEIKKINDEKKAALAAQFAAEATLRRVHAAQKDDEMPPIEAIIAPLEAELKLARLEVAKLQDDNKALDRLTKAKEAALLEAERTVQIALVKASLVDDLQNKNQELMKQIEICQEENKILDKMHRQKVAEVEKLMQTVRELEEAVLAGGAAANAVRDYQRKLQEMNGERKTLEREVARAKVSANRVATVVANEWKDGNDKVMPVKQWLEERRFFQGEMQQLRDKLAVAERAAKAEAQLKEKYQIRFRVLEERLKAPNSISREGRNTSNGPSRRQSLGGVENFSRLSSNGYLSRKAPNSQAGSLRPNNAVTLLKHAKMSSRSFDGGSRSLDDKLLVGAAGKDNGPPKASDQSTERTETGEIENETSIKKSKSEHEDYVSGVLYDMLQKEVITLRRACHEKDQSLKDKDDAIEMLAKKVDTLNKAMEIEGKKMRREVAAMEKEVAAMRVSKEHDHRTRRGSAPRASQLLSSRSARNS
- the LOC133676482 gene encoding microtubule-associated protein 70-2-like isoform X3; protein product: MSMKSSLSYTAPIPFASNLTASKTNFELTDELDKVDEKLKATEALLENKNLEIKKINDEKKAALAAQFAAEATLRRVHAAQKDDEMPPIEAIIAPLEAELKLARLEVAKLQDDNKALDRLTKAKEAALLEAERTVQIALVKASLVDDLQNKNQELMKQIEICQEENKILDKMHRQKVAEVEKLMQTVRELEEAVLAGGAAANAVRDYQRKLQEMNGERKTLEREVARAKVSANRVATVVANEWKDGNDKVMPVKQWLEERRFFQGEMQQLRDKLAVAERAAKAEAQLKEKYQIRFRVLEERLKAPNSISREGRNTSNGPSRRQSLGGVENFSRLSSNGYLSRKAPNSQAGSLRPNNAVTLLKHAKMSSRSFDGGSRSLDDKLLVGAAGKDNGPPKASDQSTERTETGEIENETSIKKSKSEHEDYVSGVLYDMLQKEVITLRRACHEKDQSLKDKDDAIEMLAKKVDTLNKAMEIEGKKMRREVAAMEKEVAAMRVSKEHDHRTRRGSAPRASQLLSSRSARNS
- the LOC133676482 gene encoding microtubule-associated protein 70-1-like isoform X2, whose amino-acid sequence is MASNHHRHIISNGEVDPVPKPTLTTSASFKSRRPGKQNVNNNSNSITALSRAGSDVDEIITLLHGSDPVRVELNRLENELRDKDRELGDALAEIKSLKNSERSKEKAVEELTDELDKVDEKLKATEALLENKNLEIKKINDEKKAALAAQFAAEATLRRVHAAQKDDEMPPIEAIIAPLEAELKLARLEVAKLQDDNKALDRLTKAKEAALLEAERTVQIALVKASLVDDLQNKNQELMKQIEICQEENKILDKMHRQKVAEVEKLMQTVRELEEAVLAGGAAANAVRDYQRKLQEMNGERKTLEREVARAKVSANRVATVVANEWKDGNDKVMPVKQWLEERRFFQGEMQQLRDKLAVAERAAKAEAQLKEKYQIRFRVLEERLKAPNSISREGRNTSNGPSRRQSLGGVENFSRLSSNGYLSRKAPNSQAGSLRPNNAVTLLKHAKMSSRSFDGGSRSLDDKLLVGAAGKDNGPPKASDQSTERTETGEIENETSIKKSKSEHEDYVSGVLYDMLQKEVITLRRACHEKDQSLKDKDDAIEMLAKKVDTLNKAMEIEGKKKLLLCELARSMITGRDEAVLPGLLSYSPQGVQEILRQLMQQ